One Paenisporosarcina sp. FSL H8-0542 genomic region harbors:
- a CDS encoding GTP-binding protein — protein MKDVYLFSGFLGSGKTSLLTDTIRQLKEKGLKPAILMNELGKLPFDSQAVDEDIPLKEMLEGCICCTGSEQTEAQLQTLLAGEAFDVLIIETTGAAHPVEALDAVYSPLFAKQLNVKGIVTVVDSLLWLDRQALRPQIRALFLEQIRHAHLLLANKMDLLSDAQQAKITYELQSFNPSATIIQTSHGKCPFAMLERMKGTVQKTDVNQARIGEELALSTRLVTFKQSIDKEEFEEWLRTLPSSVYRMKGYVPIIGMKNPMLFQYSYGMVQWLPEYVKMEPSIIVIGEQIAQLQVPGSE, from the coding sequence ATGAAAGACGTTTATTTATTCAGCGGTTTTTTGGGAAGCGGAAAAACCTCATTATTAACAGATACGATTCGACAGTTGAAAGAAAAAGGATTAAAACCCGCGATATTGATGAATGAACTAGGAAAACTTCCATTTGATTCTCAGGCAGTAGATGAAGACATTCCATTGAAGGAAATGTTGGAAGGATGCATCTGCTGTACAGGCTCTGAACAGACAGAGGCTCAATTACAAACATTGTTGGCAGGCGAAGCATTCGATGTACTGATTATTGAAACAACCGGTGCAGCACATCCTGTTGAAGCGCTGGATGCTGTCTATTCACCATTATTTGCGAAACAATTAAATGTCAAAGGAATCGTGACAGTGGTTGACAGCTTGCTTTGGTTAGATCGTCAAGCATTACGTCCACAAATTCGTGCTCTCTTTTTGGAACAAATTCGTCATGCGCACTTATTGTTAGCCAATAAAATGGATTTGCTGTCTGATGCACAACAGGCGAAAATTACATATGAATTACAAAGTTTCAATCCTTCTGCGACAATTATTCAAACATCTCACGGAAAATGTCCGTTTGCCATGTTAGAAAGAATGAAAGGCACTGTGCAAAAGACAGATGTTAATCAAGCCCGTATCGGTGAAGAACTTGCCTTGTCCACAAGACTAGTTACATTTAAACAATCGATTGATAAAGAAGAGTTTGAAGAATGGTTACGTACATTGCCGTCTTCCGTATATCGCATGAAAGGTTACGTTCCTATCATTGGCATGAAAAACCCTATGCTTTTCCAATATTCGTATGGAATGGTGCAGTGGTTGCCTGAGTATGTGAAAATGGAGCCATCAATTATAGTCATTGGTGAACAAATTGCACAACTGCAAGTTCCAGGAAGCGAGTGA
- a CDS encoding S41 family peptidase, whose translation MYFNGFDLKVVNDLDEMKNNTEQTAGQPEQPEHVQHDGPAGKYIRLKPFFFIMLIFTLILSTAGLTIFALTFGDEKVVEVGAPERREFTKLYQAYDELKAGYYADIDQDAIVNGAINGMIEALGDPYSDYMNQEEAAQFEESISSSFQGIGAEIQERNGVISVVSPIKNSPAEKAGILPNDKIIAVDGKNIHGMSASEAVLLIRGEKGTSVSLTIQRGEMKEPLEIEIVRDEIPIETVYAELLEGKVAHIQITSFSTNTYDELLAAITDMEEAGMKALVLDVRQNPGGLLTSAIDISNLFVDDGKPLFQTQEKGKEAEIYYATNGTKVKVPVSLLIDEGSASASEILAAAMSESAGTKLVGLNSFGKGTVQTANELKDGSNMKFTTAKWLTPEGNWIHEKGIAPDVKVEYPAYTQLAFLDASIEMKNGVLSDQVKAAEEMLTAIGIDTGKVDGLFDDQTEAAVKQVQKEAKLEETGVLTGDSTFALMDRLRVKIKKDDPQLLKAKDLVLEELAK comes from the coding sequence ATGTATTTTAATGGTTTCGATTTGAAAGTGGTGAATGACTTGGATGAAATGAAAAACAATACGGAACAAACAGCAGGACAACCTGAACAACCGGAACATGTACAACATGATGGACCAGCAGGAAAGTATATACGCTTGAAACCTTTCTTTTTCATCATGCTGATTTTCACATTAATTTTGAGTACAGCAGGATTAACGATTTTTGCTTTAACATTTGGCGATGAGAAGGTAGTCGAAGTCGGAGCTCCTGAAAGAAGAGAGTTTACAAAGTTATACCAGGCGTATGATGAATTGAAGGCTGGCTACTACGCTGATATTGACCAAGACGCTATTGTCAACGGAGCAATCAATGGAATGATTGAAGCCCTGGGGGATCCTTACTCCGATTATATGAACCAAGAAGAGGCTGCTCAATTCGAAGAAAGTATTTCTTCAAGTTTCCAGGGTATCGGTGCTGAAATACAAGAACGCAATGGAGTTATCTCTGTAGTGTCGCCCATAAAAAATTCACCAGCTGAAAAAGCAGGGATTTTGCCAAATGACAAAATCATTGCTGTTGATGGGAAAAACATTCATGGTATGAGTGCTTCAGAAGCCGTATTGCTGATTCGTGGAGAAAAAGGCACATCCGTTTCGTTGACTATTCAACGTGGTGAAATGAAAGAACCGCTTGAAATTGAAATTGTGCGTGACGAAATTCCGATTGAAACTGTTTATGCAGAGCTATTGGAAGGTAAAGTTGCACACATTCAAATTACAAGTTTCTCAACCAATACGTATGATGAACTGCTTGCAGCCATAACTGATATGGAGGAAGCGGGAATGAAAGCATTAGTGCTGGACGTACGCCAAAATCCAGGTGGCTTGTTGACTTCAGCTATTGATATCTCCAATTTGTTTGTTGATGATGGCAAACCTTTATTCCAGACCCAGGAAAAAGGGAAGGAAGCAGAAATTTACTATGCAACGAATGGAACGAAAGTTAAAGTACCTGTTTCTTTATTAATAGATGAAGGTAGTGCTTCTGCTTCAGAAATTCTTGCAGCTGCAATGAGTGAATCGGCCGGTACAAAATTGGTAGGCTTAAATTCATTCGGTAAAGGAACGGTACAAACAGCAAATGAATTAAAAGATGGATCTAATATGAAATTCACAACTGCGAAATGGTTAACTCCTGAAGGCAATTGGATTCACGAAAAAGGGATTGCCCCTGACGTGAAAGTAGAATATCCAGCTTATACGCAGCTTGCGTTTTTGGATGCGTCTATCGAAATGAAAAATGGCGTTTTATCTGATCAAGTGAAAGCTGCAGAAGAAATGCTTACTGCAATTGGCATTGATACAGGAAAAGTGGATGGACTGTTTGATGATCAAACGGAAGCTGCTGTAAAACAAGTTCAAAAAGAAGCAAAACTTGAAGAAACGGGCGTCTTGACGGGTGATTCTACGTTTGCCTTAATGGACCGTTTACGTGTGAAAATCAAAAAGGATGATCCACAACTTTTGAAAGCAAAAGATTTGGTATTAGAAGAACTAGCAAAATAA
- the deoD gene encoding purine-nucleoside phosphorylase, whose product MSVHINAKKGDIADTILLPGDPLRAKYIAETFLEDVVQYNEVRNMFGYTGTYKGKRISVQGTGMGVPSISIYVTELMAEYDVQKLIRVGTCGSIHQDVKLRDVIIAQSASTDSKMNDIIFNGVTFAPTADFDLLLKAYNAGKEKGLNLKVGNVFTEDVFYNEHAEHEKWAQYGILALEMESAALYTLAAKFGRQALSILTVSDHLLTGEVTSSEERQLTFNDMIEVALDAAIQD is encoded by the coding sequence ATGAGTGTTCATATTAATGCTAAAAAAGGCGATATCGCTGATACGATTTTATTACCGGGAGATCCACTACGTGCTAAATACATTGCAGAAACGTTTTTGGAAGACGTTGTTCAGTACAATGAAGTACGCAATATGTTCGGATACACTGGAACTTACAAAGGGAAACGTATTTCTGTACAAGGAACAGGAATGGGCGTACCTTCAATTTCGATTTACGTTACAGAATTAATGGCTGAATATGATGTTCAAAAATTAATTCGTGTAGGGACTTGTGGTTCAATTCACCAAGACGTTAAACTCCGTGATGTAATCATTGCACAAAGTGCTTCAACGGATTCCAAAATGAACGATATCATTTTCAACGGCGTTACCTTTGCACCGACAGCAGATTTCGATTTACTATTAAAAGCTTACAATGCTGGTAAAGAAAAAGGCTTGAATCTAAAAGTAGGTAATGTATTCACTGAGGATGTATTCTACAACGAGCATGCTGAGCATGAAAAATGGGCTCAATATGGAATTTTGGCACTTGAAATGGAGTCAGCTGCCCTGTATACATTAGCAGCTAAATTTGGCCGTCAAGCTCTTTCAATCCTAACAGTAAGTGATCACTTGTTAACAGGGGAAGTAACATCTTCTGAAGAACGTCAATTGACATTTAACGACATGATTGAAGTAGCATTGGATGCTGCAATTCAAGATTAA
- a CDS encoding sporulation protein, whose translation MSIFNKVLASVGVGNARVDTKLNDSAFVAGELISGVTEVVGGNISQNVDSIYIKVYTTYERESNDNKYTDSVAIYSHKLNEPFTIEKGEKKAFPFSFNLPLITPVTMGRTRVWLQTGLDIKNAVDPGDKDMIEIRPNAFVQAGLTAAQNLGLKLRKVDCEEAPRAYRGITPFVQEFEFFAASGPFRGKFDEIELTFIPKGLDQVELLIQVDRKVRGLGSLFSEALNMDESYIRMTLSKTDLSSLESRLNQEIARYV comes from the coding sequence ATGTCGATTTTCAATAAAGTACTAGCATCTGTAGGTGTGGGTAATGCAAGAGTAGATACAAAACTGAACGATTCTGCTTTTGTTGCAGGTGAATTGATCTCAGGAGTCACTGAAGTGGTTGGGGGAAACATATCTCAAAACGTGGATAGTATTTATATTAAAGTTTATACCACGTACGAACGCGAATCGAACGACAATAAATACACAGATTCAGTCGCAATTTATTCTCACAAATTAAACGAACCATTCACGATTGAAAAAGGAGAGAAAAAGGCATTTCCATTTTCATTCAATCTTCCGCTCATTACTCCAGTCACCATGGGAAGAACGAGAGTTTGGTTACAAACCGGTCTTGACATTAAAAATGCAGTGGATCCTGGAGATAAAGATATGATTGAAATCCGACCGAATGCTTTTGTACAGGCTGGGTTGACTGCTGCTCAAAATTTAGGTCTTAAATTACGTAAAGTGGATTGTGAAGAAGCACCGCGTGCATACAGAGGTATTACTCCTTTCGTTCAGGAATTCGAGTTTTTTGCAGCATCTGGACCATTTAGAGGGAAATTTGATGAAATTGAACTTACGTTTATTCCAAAAGGACTGGATCAGGTTGAATTACTTATCCAAGTCGATCGTAAAGTGCGAGGCTTGGGTAGCTTGTTCTCGGAAGCACTGAATATGGATGAGTCATATATCCGCATGACTTTGTCAAAAACTGATTTATCATCTCTTGAGTCCCGATTAAATCAGGAAATTGCTCGTTACGTTTAA
- a CDS encoding YozE family protein translates to MNHTFYKYTLTFRGGPKSDLKAMFAEVMFQDLPFPKQSSDFEEISRYIEELAHPDMSASIFDEIWSLYETNVLSQS, encoded by the coding sequence ATGAATCATACATTCTATAAATACACCCTGACTTTCAGAGGAGGACCAAAATCGGATCTTAAGGCTATGTTTGCGGAAGTTATGTTTCAGGATTTGCCTTTCCCAAAGCAATCTTCCGATTTTGAAGAAATTTCCCGTTACATTGAAGAATTGGCGCACCCCGATATGAGCGCAAGTATTTTTGATGAAATTTGGTCGTTATATGAAACAAATGTCCTTTCTCAATCGTAA
- the msrB gene encoding peptide-methionine (R)-S-oxide reductase MsrB: MTKEDLKNKLTPMQYHVTQENGTEPPHRNEFDQHFNEGIYVDIVSGIPLFSSKDKYDAGCGWPSFTKPIDGPEVTEHTDVSHGMTRTEVRSKTANSHLGHVFPDGPGPEGLRYCINSAALKFIPKEKLQEEGYSEYLSYF, translated from the coding sequence ATGACTAAAGAAGATTTAAAAAATAAACTGACACCTATGCAATATCACGTAACTCAAGAAAATGGAACAGAGCCGCCACATCGCAATGAATTTGATCAACATTTTAATGAAGGTATTTATGTTGATATTGTTTCCGGAATACCCTTGTTCAGTTCAAAAGATAAATATGATGCTGGCTGCGGATGGCCAAGTTTCACTAAGCCTATCGATGGTCCGGAAGTAACAGAACATACAGATGTTTCTCACGGCATGACCAGGACTGAAGTAAGAAGTAAAACAGCCAATTCGCATTTAGGGCACGTTTTTCCGGATGGGCCAGGTCCTGAAGGTTTACGTTATTGCATTAATTCAGCGGCATTGAAATTCATTCCGAAAGAGAAGTTGCAAGAAGAAGGATACAGTGAATATTTAAGTTACTTTTAA
- the msrA gene encoding peptide-methionine (S)-S-oxide reductase MsrA, which yields MTIEKATFAGGCFWCMVKPFDSYEGIHSVISGYTGGDVENPTYEQVCTNSTGHKEAVQITFDSNVFPYEQLVELFWMQIDPTDPGGQFFDRGSSYETAIFYHSEEQRQIAEKTKQELQDSGKFSHPIVTPIVEVKAFYPAEQYHQDYYKKNPTHYERYQVGSGRAGFKQKMWGDQK from the coding sequence ATGACCATTGAAAAAGCAACATTTGCAGGTGGATGTTTCTGGTGCATGGTGAAGCCATTTGACTCGTATGAAGGCATCCATTCAGTTATTTCAGGATATACAGGTGGAGATGTAGAGAATCCGACGTACGAACAAGTATGCACGAATTCTACTGGACATAAAGAAGCTGTACAGATTACCTTTGATTCAAATGTGTTTCCTTACGAACAACTTGTTGAACTGTTTTGGATGCAAATTGATCCGACAGATCCTGGGGGTCAATTTTTTGATCGCGGATCTTCTTATGAGACCGCAATTTTTTACCATAGTGAAGAACAAAGACAGATTGCTGAAAAAACCAAACAAGAATTACAAGACAGCGGAAAATTCTCGCATCCAATTGTCACCCCAATTGTGGAAGTGAAAGCATTTTATCCAGCAGAACAGTATCATCAGGACTACTATAAAAAAAATCCAACACACTACGAACGTTATCAGGTAGGATCCGGAAGAGCAGGATTTAAACAAAAAATGTGGGGTGATCAAAAATGA
- a CDS encoding YpmS family protein, with amino-acid sequence MNGWKVAFLLLIALIITSVVVFVIWMTSPSEKTIIPEPQATSDGNVLTLKTTKEDFEGIANSYISEAINIKPMPVVLSVEDQILLSTELTIFSTKLPVIMKFDPLVEPNGNLRLVQTGVEVGPLELDPKYVLNLLKDSVTLPEWMIVRPDEEDVYIDLSRIPMKSNVKVKAKEFNLQKDEITLEILVPSN; translated from the coding sequence ATGAATGGATGGAAAGTTGCTTTTTTACTATTAATTGCACTAATAATTACTTCTGTAGTTGTTTTTGTTATTTGGATGACTTCACCTTCTGAAAAAACGATTATTCCTGAACCACAGGCAACTTCCGATGGAAACGTGTTGACGCTAAAGACCACCAAAGAAGATTTTGAAGGCATTGCTAATTCGTACATAAGTGAAGCGATAAATATAAAGCCGATGCCAGTCGTTCTAAGTGTGGAGGATCAAATACTCCTGTCTACTGAACTTACTATTTTTTCAACCAAACTTCCCGTCATCATGAAATTTGATCCGCTGGTCGAGCCGAATGGCAACTTGAGACTGGTTCAAACAGGAGTAGAAGTCGGTCCATTAGAGCTTGATCCAAAATACGTGTTAAACTTACTGAAGGATTCCGTAACTTTGCCTGAATGGATGATTGTACGACCGGATGAAGAAGATGTGTATATCGATCTATCCCGTATTCCGATGAAATCCAATGTGAAAGTTAAAGCAAAAGAATTTAATCTACAAAAAGATGAAATCACTCTCGAGATACTTGTTCCGAGTAACTAA
- a CDS encoding GDSL-type esterase/lipase family protein produces MIKRLILVILVSVFILTGCQFGQISSPDFSSRQPFAMKDFFISETFFPDDIMLVGLGDSLTQGVGDERKMGGYLGRLASEMENFQGIREVDLRNEAKRGKRSDQLLKQLKSGDINEPIQEADLIIVTIGGNDIMRIVKQDLFQLRIAAFQKELVKFSERYSEILMEIRKTNPNSPILMVGLYNPFTVVTNEKNEFDQIMMNWNEAILNTSYTDVNACFVPVSDLFNSNENMVYHTDFFHPNSKGYEQMKDRILESLESCGLKHLAKGEKDF; encoded by the coding sequence ATGATAAAACGATTGATACTTGTCATCTTGGTGAGCGTATTCATCTTGACAGGATGTCAATTTGGCCAAATAAGCAGCCCTGATTTTTCATCAAGACAACCATTTGCAATGAAAGATTTCTTTATAAGTGAAACGTTTTTTCCAGATGATATCATGCTAGTTGGTTTAGGTGATTCTTTAACACAAGGAGTAGGGGATGAACGGAAAATGGGAGGGTATTTGGGACGCCTGGCGTCTGAAATGGAAAATTTTCAAGGAATCCGTGAAGTTGACTTAAGGAACGAAGCGAAGAGGGGAAAGCGAAGTGACCAATTATTGAAGCAACTGAAATCTGGTGACATTAACGAACCCATTCAGGAAGCTGATTTAATTATTGTGACAATCGGTGGAAACGACATCATGCGCATCGTCAAGCAAGATTTATTTCAATTGCGAATTGCTGCTTTTCAGAAAGAGTTAGTGAAATTCTCTGAGCGCTATTCGGAAATTCTCATGGAAATCAGAAAAACCAACCCGAATTCACCCATTCTCATGGTTGGCTTATACAATCCGTTTACGGTTGTGACAAATGAAAAAAATGAGTTTGATCAAATCATGATGAATTGGAACGAAGCAATTCTTAACACTTCTTACACCGACGTAAATGCTTGTTTTGTACCTGTAAGCGATTTATTCAACTCGAACGAAAACATGGTTTATCATACGGATTTTTTTCATCCAAATAGTAAAGGCTATGAACAAATGAAAGACCGCATACTGGAATCCCTTGAATCTTGCGGTTTAAAACACTTAGCAAAAGGGGAAAAGGATTTTTAA
- a CDS encoding DegV family protein yields the protein MAKIHIVTDSTADLTTEQITQHSIHVVPLTIHIDGKTYIDRVDIQGDSFLEMMKTSKELPKSSQPAVGVFQELYDELGKNGDQIISIHMTGGMSGTVKSAQAAAEMTNSDVTVIDSRFISYALSFQVLEAAQLAQQGATVEEIVKKLDIIRENTNLFVVVDTLENLVKGGRIGKGKALVGSLLSIKPIASLEGGEYTPVHKARSHKQVVQYLYKQFLEDTKGKKVKAVGISQANGFAMADPLKKLIEESSFHDVSIGFTTPIVSTHTGIGAIGFMYTVE from the coding sequence TTGGCGAAAATACATATCGTAACCGATTCAACAGCAGATTTAACGACTGAACAAATTACTCAGCATTCAATCCATGTTGTACCCTTAACGATACACATCGATGGAAAGACATACATTGATAGAGTGGACATCCAGGGAGATTCGTTTTTGGAAATGATGAAGACATCAAAGGAACTGCCAAAAAGTTCACAGCCGGCAGTTGGCGTATTCCAGGAACTCTACGATGAGTTAGGGAAGAATGGGGATCAAATCATTTCCATACACATGACTGGTGGTATGAGTGGAACGGTTAAATCTGCACAAGCAGCTGCTGAAATGACCAATTCTGACGTAACAGTGATTGACTCACGATTTATTTCATATGCTTTATCATTTCAAGTTTTAGAAGCAGCACAATTGGCACAACAAGGTGCGACAGTTGAGGAAATTGTAAAGAAGCTTGACATCATACGTGAGAACACAAATCTTTTTGTTGTTGTTGATACGTTGGAAAATTTGGTTAAAGGTGGCCGTATTGGCAAAGGGAAAGCATTAGTAGGCTCATTGTTGTCAATTAAACCAATTGCCTCGCTAGAAGGAGGAGAATACACTCCCGTCCATAAAGCAAGAAGCCATAAACAAGTGGTTCAATATTTATATAAGCAGTTTTTAGAAGACACTAAAGGTAAAAAAGTGAAAGCTGTGGGCATCTCCCAAGCTAACGGCTTTGCGATGGCAGATCCATTGAAAAAATTAATTGAGGAATCCAGTTTTCATGATGTTTCAATAGGATTTACGACGCCAATTGTTAGTACCCATACTGGTATTGGAGCTATTGGTTTTATGTACACCGTCGAATAA
- a CDS encoding lysophospholipid acyltransferase family protein codes for MFNSVRTFSFLFGYLPFSLKDLRKVQNQRHLLSTEDYDVLVHRQPKKWADGILKRTKSTFDVKGLELIPEGPVLFVSNHEGNFDIPSLIAHIPKPFAFMSKIEVKKLPIIKDWMEAMNCVFIDRSNRRSAMQSITDMIETLKNGHSMIIFPEGTRSKGKPVREFKSGFARIAKEAHVTIVPIAITGTSEIMEKNNNKIKPAHVNIRVIAPISIETIQTLSLKELIDLVQQKISNEVELLQHLKI; via the coding sequence TTGTTTAATTCTGTACGGACTTTTTCATTTTTATTTGGTTATTTACCCTTTAGTTTGAAAGATTTACGTAAAGTGCAAAATCAACGCCATCTTTTGTCAACAGAAGATTATGATGTACTTGTACACCGTCAGCCTAAGAAATGGGCTGACGGTATTTTAAAGCGGACGAAAAGCACCTTCGATGTAAAAGGGTTGGAGCTCATACCAGAAGGTCCGGTCCTCTTTGTCAGTAATCATGAAGGCAATTTCGATATTCCATCGCTCATTGCCCATATTCCTAAGCCATTTGCTTTTATGTCAAAAATAGAAGTGAAGAAACTACCTATTATTAAAGACTGGATGGAAGCAATGAATTGCGTGTTCATTGACCGTTCTAATCGAAGAAGTGCCATGCAGTCAATTACGGATATGATCGAAACATTGAAAAATGGGCATTCCATGATTATTTTCCCTGAAGGTACCCGTAGTAAAGGAAAACCAGTTCGGGAATTCAAGTCTGGTTTTGCCAGAATCGCAAAAGAAGCTCATGTCACGATTGTACCGATTGCCATTACAGGTACGTCAGAAATTATGGAAAAGAACAATAATAAAATAAAACCGGCCCATGTAAACATTCGCGTTATAGCACCTATTTCGATTGAAACAATTCAAACTCTGTCATTAAAAGAATTGATTGATCTTGTTCAACAAAAAATTTCAAATGAAGTAGAGCTGTTACAACACTTAAAAATTTGA
- a CDS encoding dihydrofolate reductase → MISLIVAHDMNRVIGKDNKMPWHIPNELAYFKEKTMGKAIVMGRNTFESIGRPLPGRLNIVITRNTSYNPEGVTVVHSIEEAIEIARKHHEEVMVIGGEQIFKEVLPYTDLIYVTLIQNEFEGDTFFPPYEDGWDVASTSETITTDSGLQYQYMIYKKNNRVQELV, encoded by the coding sequence ATGATTTCATTAATCGTTGCACATGATATGAATCGCGTAATTGGCAAGGATAATAAAATGCCATGGCATATTCCAAATGAACTGGCTTATTTTAAGGAAAAAACGATGGGGAAGGCCATTGTGATGGGACGCAATACGTTTGAATCCATTGGACGTCCTTTGCCTGGCCGTTTGAACATAGTGATTACACGGAATACTTCTTATAATCCTGAAGGAGTAACCGTTGTCCATTCGATTGAAGAAGCGATTGAGATTGCAAGAAAGCATCATGAAGAAGTCATGGTCATTGGTGGGGAGCAAATTTTTAAGGAAGTCCTACCATATACAGACTTGATTTATGTCACGCTTATTCAGAATGAGTTTGAAGGAGATACGTTTTTCCCACCTTATGAAGACGGCTGGGATGTTGCATCTACTTCAGAAACCATTACAACAGATAGCGGGTTACAATACCAATACATGATTTATAAAAAGAATAACAGGGTGCAGGAGCTTGTTTAA
- a CDS encoding thymidylate synthase has translation MDQYLQLCKTILANGAVKDDRTGTGTKSIFGYQMRFDLTKGFPLMTTKRTAMRLIVSELLWFLKGDTNVKTLIAENNHIWDEWAFEKWVNSEDYNGPDMTDFGLRAAQDEAFQQIVDEQMTVFREKILSDDEFAKNYGDLGPVYGRQWRSWPSADGTSIDQLKNLITSLKNNPDSRRHIVTAWNPSEVDQMALPPCHTFFQFYVADNKLSCQLYQRSADVFLGVPFNIASYALLTHLIARECNLEVGEFVHTLGDAHIYSNHMDQVNEQLAREPRDLPTLSISSDKKSILDLETSDISVEGYNPHPRIKAPIAV, from the coding sequence ATGGATCAGTATTTGCAACTTTGTAAAACAATTCTGGCTAATGGTGCAGTAAAAGATGACCGTACGGGAACCGGTACAAAAAGTATTTTTGGCTATCAAATGCGTTTCGATTTAACGAAAGGATTTCCTTTAATGACAACAAAAAGGACAGCAATGAGATTGATTGTTTCTGAATTGCTTTGGTTTTTAAAAGGGGATACCAATGTAAAAACGTTAATCGCTGAAAACAACCATATTTGGGATGAATGGGCTTTTGAAAAATGGGTAAATAGCGAAGACTATAATGGTCCGGATATGACGGACTTTGGTTTGCGTGCAGCCCAAGATGAAGCATTTCAGCAAATTGTGGATGAACAAATGACCGTTTTCAGAGAGAAAATTCTGTCCGATGATGAGTTTGCGAAAAACTATGGGGACCTAGGTCCTGTGTATGGCCGTCAATGGCGTTCATGGCCATCGGCTGATGGGACATCAATTGATCAGTTGAAGAATCTCATCACGTCACTAAAAAACAATCCAGATTCTAGACGACATATTGTCACTGCATGGAATCCATCTGAAGTCGATCAAATGGCCTTGCCTCCGTGTCATACATTTTTCCAGTTTTATGTTGCCGACAACAAGCTGTCATGTCAATTGTATCAGCGCAGTGCTGATGTGTTCTTGGGTGTACCTTTTAACATTGCTTCTTACGCTTTATTGACCCATTTGATTGCAAGGGAATGCAATCTGGAAGTCGGCGAATTTGTCCATACACTAGGCGACGCGCACATTTATTCAAATCATATGGATCAAGTGAATGAACAACTTGCGAGGGAGCCTCGTGATTTGCCCACATTGTCGATTTCAAGTGATAAGAAGTCCATATTAGATTTGGAAACCTCGGATATTTCAGTAGAAGGATACAATCCACATCCACGAATTAAAGCACCGATTGCGGTGTAG
- a CDS encoding YpjP family protein, translating to MKNWIQKTLVIAVALLTFGVISPNHVIWENLLDEKANQKSISSHNTQPTYAVEWSEEAPSTFLEDAIVQAKEQSLVKFGSRIGPVITNEFDEVIFPKIQEAIEMTLFEMDNKTLNSLAISENPSGDHSEKIFHIFDTTTKSDVIRFHVRTENRPQDGYYFNFHYHTSSDEFAKHYMLGDIYWSKNMPPKWLS from the coding sequence ATGAAAAATTGGATTCAGAAAACGTTAGTAATTGCAGTTGCACTTCTGACATTTGGTGTAATATCGCCTAACCATGTAATTTGGGAAAACTTACTGGATGAAAAAGCGAACCAAAAATCGATTTCTTCCCACAATACGCAACCTACATATGCTGTGGAATGGTCTGAAGAAGCACCATCTACTTTTCTTGAAGATGCCATTGTTCAAGCAAAAGAGCAATCATTAGTTAAGTTCGGCTCACGTATTGGTCCCGTTATCACCAATGAATTTGACGAAGTCATCTTCCCGAAAATTCAAGAAGCGATTGAAATGACTTTATTTGAAATGGACAACAAAACACTCAACTCATTGGCAATTAGTGAAAACCCATCCGGGGATCACAGTGAAAAGATTTTCCACATTTTTGATACAACAACGAAATCCGATGTAATCCGTTTTCATGTAAGAACGGAGAACCGACCTCAAGACGGTTATTATTTTAATTTTCATTACCATACATCGTCAGATGAATTCGCCAAACACTACATGTTAGGTGATATTTATTGGTCGAAAAACATGCCACCAAAGTGGTTATCATAA